The following are encoded together in the Streptomyces sp. NBC_00358 genome:
- a CDS encoding Bax inhibitor-1/YccA family protein, giving the protein MRSSNPVFSRRGFSRDNGYAGFNAAPQAGGPAVGTQGNPYAQQGGNPYAQNPYAQNPYAQQGLQQGAPPQAPVTTGRMTMDDVVMRSAMTLGTVVVGAVLAWALLPVSATSYGLAIGSALVAFVLAMVQSFKRTASPALIIGYAAFEGVFLGVVSEMYNSQWHGAPFQAVLGTMAVTGATLLVYKAGWIRVTARYARIGMTIAIAFVAVMAVNLLLVVFGVAPDGGLRSSGPLGAIVGILAILIGAFFLTLDFKQIEDGITYGAPKEEAWLAAFGLTVTLVWIYLEMLRLVAIFSGRD; this is encoded by the coding sequence ATGAGGAGCAGTAACCCGGTCTTCTCGCGACGGGGGTTCAGCCGCGACAACGGCTACGCGGGCTTCAACGCGGCGCCGCAGGCCGGGGGACCCGCTGTCGGCACGCAGGGGAACCCGTACGCCCAGCAGGGCGGCAACCCCTACGCGCAGAACCCGTACGCGCAGAACCCCTACGCACAGCAGGGCCTTCAGCAGGGCGCTCCGCCGCAGGCCCCGGTCACCACCGGCCGGATGACGATGGACGACGTCGTCATGCGTTCGGCCATGACGCTCGGCACCGTCGTCGTCGGCGCCGTCCTGGCCTGGGCGCTGCTGCCGGTCTCCGCCACGAGCTACGGCCTGGCCATCGGCTCCGCGCTGGTCGCCTTCGTGCTCGCGATGGTGCAGTCCTTCAAGCGCACCGCCTCGCCCGCGCTGATCATCGGGTACGCCGCCTTCGAAGGCGTCTTCCTCGGGGTCGTCAGCGAGATGTACAACTCGCAGTGGCACGGCGCCCCGTTCCAGGCGGTGCTCGGGACCATGGCGGTCACCGGCGCCACCCTGCTCGTCTACAAGGCGGGCTGGATCCGGGTGACCGCGCGGTACGCGCGCATCGGTATGACCATCGCCATCGCCTTCGTCGCCGTCATGGCGGTGAACCTGCTGCTGGTCGTCTTCGGGGTCGCCCCGGACGGCGGACTGCGCAGCAGCGGCCCGCTCGGCGCGATCGTCGGCATCCTGGCGATCCTGATCGGCGCGTTCTTCCTGACCCTCGACTTCAAGCAGATCGAGGACGGCATCACCTACGGCGCGCCGAAGGAAGAGGCATGGCTGGCCGCGTTCGGCCTGACCGTGACCCTCGTGTGGATCTACCTGGAGATGCTGCGACTGGTCGCCATCTTCAGCGGCCGCGACTAG
- a CDS encoding DUF4287 domain-containing protein, protein MSQVFSEETHRNLLARIPHCTGREISDWLRTVDEGPALFRFEEKVSWLRAEHDLAYGHAKAIIHEYDLRRAARKLL, encoded by the coding sequence ATGTCCCAAGTCTTCTCCGAGGAGACCCATCGCAACCTGCTCGCCCGCATCCCTCATTGCACCGGTCGTGAGATCTCCGACTGGCTTCGCACCGTCGACGAAGGCCCCGCCCTCTTCCGCTTCGAGGAGAAGGTCAGCTGGCTCCGCGCCGAGCACGACCTCGCGTACGGCCACGCCAAAGCGATCATCCATGAGTACGACCTGAGGAGGGCCGCGCGCAAACTGCTGTGA
- a CDS encoding acetyl-CoA C-acetyltransferase, giving the protein MPEAVIVSATRSPIGRAFKGSLKDVRPDDLTATIIQAALAKVPELDPKLIDDLMLGCGLPGGEQGHNLGRIVAVQMGMDHLPGCTITRYCSSSLQTSRMALHAIKAGEGDVFISAGVEMVSRSVKGTSDGMPDTHNPLFADAEARTLEVAQSEGSSWHDPREDSLVPDAYIAMGQTAENLARLKGVTRQDMDEFGVRSQNLAEEAVKNGFWEREITPITTPDGTVVSTDDGPRAGVTLEGVQGLKPVFRPDGMVTAANCCPLNDGAAALVIMSDTKARELGLTPLARIVSTGVTGLSPEIMGLGPVEASKQALSRAGLTVDDIDLFEINEAFAAQVIPSYRDLNIPLDKLNVNGGAIAVGHPFGMTGARITGTLINSLQFHDKQFGLETMCVGGGQGMAMVIERLS; this is encoded by the coding sequence ATGCCCGAAGCCGTGATCGTCTCAGCCACCCGCTCCCCGATCGGCCGCGCCTTCAAGGGCTCCCTGAAGGACGTGCGCCCCGACGACCTGACCGCCACGATCATCCAGGCCGCCCTCGCCAAGGTCCCCGAGCTGGACCCGAAGCTCATCGACGACCTGATGCTCGGCTGCGGCCTCCCCGGCGGCGAGCAGGGCCACAACCTCGGCCGCATCGTGGCCGTGCAGATGGGGATGGACCACCTCCCGGGCTGCACCATCACCCGCTACTGTTCCTCCTCCCTTCAGACCTCCCGCATGGCCCTGCACGCCATCAAGGCGGGCGAGGGCGACGTCTTCATCTCGGCCGGCGTCGAGATGGTGTCGCGGTCCGTCAAGGGCACCTCCGACGGCATGCCCGACACGCACAACCCCCTCTTCGCCGACGCCGAGGCCCGCACGCTCGAAGTCGCGCAGTCGGAGGGTTCGAGCTGGCACGACCCGCGCGAGGACAGCCTGGTCCCGGACGCGTACATCGCGATGGGCCAGACCGCCGAGAACCTGGCCCGCCTCAAGGGCGTCACCCGCCAGGACATGGACGAGTTCGGCGTGCGCTCGCAGAACCTCGCCGAGGAAGCCGTCAAGAACGGCTTCTGGGAGCGCGAGATCACCCCGATCACGACCCCGGACGGAACGGTCGTCAGCACGGACGACGGCCCGCGCGCGGGTGTGACGCTGGAGGGCGTCCAGGGCCTCAAGCCGGTCTTCCGCCCCGACGGCATGGTCACCGCGGCCAACTGCTGCCCGCTGAACGACGGCGCCGCCGCCCTCGTGATCATGTCCGACACGAAGGCCCGCGAGCTCGGCCTGACCCCGCTCGCCCGCATCGTCTCCACCGGCGTCACCGGCCTCTCCCCCGAGATCATGGGCCTCGGCCCGGTGGAGGCCAGCAAGCAGGCGCTCAGCCGCGCCGGTCTCACCGTCGACGACATCGACCTGTTCGAGATCAACGAGGCCTTCGCCGCCCAGGTGATCCCGAGCTACCGCGACCTGAACATCCCGCTGGACAAGCTGAACGTGAACGGCGGCGCCATCGCCGTCGGCCACCCCTTCGGCATGACCGGCGCCCGCATCACCGGCACGCTCATCAACAGCCTCCAGTTCCACGACAAGCAGTTCGGGCTGGAGACCATGTGCGTCGGCGGCGGCCAGGGAATGGCCATGGTCATCGAGCGCCTGAGCTGA
- a CDS encoding SGNH/GDSL hydrolase family protein, translating into MSSMSRARVARRIAAGAAYGGGGVGLVGAAAVGLVLAEVQLAKRHVGNGHAPYAPRADGLYGYDYTGAPADEPPLRLTMLGDSTAAGQGVRRARQTPGALLSSGLAAVAERPVELCNVALPGAQSDDLDRQVALALTDTARLPDICVIMIGANDVTHRMPPTRSVRHLSAAVRRLRTAGAEVVVGTCPDLGTVEQVQQPLRWLARRASRQLAAAQTIGTVEQGGRTVSLGDLLGPEFEANPRELFGPDHYHPSAEGYATAAMALLPTVCAALGLWPAEEERPDVSRHEGFLPVARAAAEAASEPGTEVAAAMPTGPRGPWALLKRRRRHRLPATDPAPTPSP; encoded by the coding sequence ATGTCGAGCATGTCGAGGGCGCGGGTGGCCCGGCGGATCGCTGCGGGCGCGGCGTACGGCGGGGGCGGGGTCGGACTGGTGGGTGCGGCGGCCGTCGGCCTGGTGCTGGCCGAGGTGCAGCTCGCGAAGCGGCATGTGGGCAACGGGCACGCTCCCTACGCCCCGCGCGCGGACGGTCTCTACGGGTACGACTACACCGGTGCCCCCGCTGACGAACCCCCGCTGCGCCTGACGATGCTCGGCGACTCGACGGCGGCGGGACAGGGGGTGCGGCGGGCCCGACAGACGCCGGGCGCGCTGCTGTCCTCCGGGCTCGCGGCGGTGGCCGAGCGGCCGGTGGAGCTGTGCAATGTGGCCCTGCCGGGCGCCCAGTCGGACGACCTGGACCGCCAGGTCGCGCTCGCCCTCACGGACACCGCCCGACTGCCCGACATCTGCGTGATCATGATCGGCGCGAACGACGTGACGCACCGGATGCCGCCGACACGTTCCGTACGGCACCTGTCGGCGGCGGTACGGCGGCTGCGCACCGCCGGCGCGGAGGTGGTCGTCGGCACGTGTCCCGACCTGGGCACGGTCGAGCAGGTCCAGCAGCCGCTGCGCTGGCTGGCCCGGCGCGCCTCCCGCCAGCTGGCCGCCGCCCAGACGATCGGGACGGTGGAGCAGGGCGGCCGCACGGTGTCGCTGGGCGACCTGCTGGGCCCCGAGTTCGAGGCGAACCCGCGCGAGCTGTTCGGCCCCGATCACTACCATCCCTCGGCGGAGGGGTACGCCACGGCCGCCATGGCGCTCCTGCCCACGGTCTGTGCGGCGCTGGGCCTCTGGCCGGCCGAGGAGGAGCGTCCGGACGTCTCGCGGCACGAGGGTTTCCTGCCGGTCGCCCGTGCGGCCGCGGAGGCCGCGTCCGAGCCCGGCACGGAGGTCGCGGCCGCCATGCCCACCGGCCCTCGCGGCCCCTGGGCCCTCCTCAAACGCCGCCGCCGCCACCGCCTCCCCGCCACAGACCCGGCCCCAACCCCGTCCCCCTGA
- a CDS encoding cystathionine beta-synthase: MQFHDSMISLVGNTPLVRLNNVTAGIQATVLAKVEYFNPGGSVKDRIAMRMIEAAEESGDLKPGGTIVEPTSGNTGVGLAIVAQQKGYHCIFVCPDKVSTDKINVMRAYGAEVVVCPTAVDPEHPDSYYNVSDRLVRETPGAWKPDQYSNPNNPLSHYHSTGPELWEQTEGKITHFVAGVGTGGTISGTGRYLKDASDGKVQVVGADPEGSVYSGGSGRPYLVEGVGEDFWPTAYDRTVADEIVAVSDKDSFQMTRRLAKEEGLLVGGSCGMAVVAALRVAERLGPDDVVVVLLPDSGRGYLSKIFNDEWMADYGFLEDAGPSARVADVLNDKAGATIPSLVHMHPEETVGEAIEVLREYGVSQMPIVKPGAGHPDVMAAEVIGSVVERELLDALFTKRASLEDPLEKHMSSPLPQVGSGEPVADLMSVLGRADAAIVLVEGKPTGVVSRQDLLSFLAKGGIRA; this comes from the coding sequence GTGCAATTCCACGACTCGATGATCAGTCTCGTCGGCAACACCCCGCTGGTGAGGCTCAACAACGTGACCGCGGGCATCCAGGCGACCGTCCTGGCGAAGGTCGAGTACTTCAACCCCGGCGGATCCGTGAAGGACCGCATTGCCATGCGCATGATCGAGGCCGCGGAGGAGAGCGGCGACCTCAAGCCCGGCGGCACGATCGTCGAGCCGACCAGTGGGAACACCGGTGTGGGGCTCGCCATCGTGGCGCAGCAGAAGGGGTACCACTGCATCTTCGTGTGCCCCGACAAGGTCTCCACGGACAAGATCAACGTGATGCGCGCGTACGGGGCCGAGGTCGTGGTCTGCCCCACCGCCGTCGACCCGGAGCACCCGGACTCGTACTACAACGTCTCCGACCGGCTGGTCCGGGAGACCCCGGGGGCCTGGAAGCCCGACCAGTACTCGAACCCGAACAACCCCCTGTCGCACTATCACTCGACCGGCCCCGAGCTGTGGGAGCAGACGGAGGGGAAGATCACCCACTTCGTCGCGGGTGTGGGCACCGGCGGCACGATCTCCGGTACCGGCCGGTATCTGAAGGACGCCAGCGACGGCAAGGTGCAGGTCGTCGGCGCCGACCCCGAGGGGTCCGTGTACTCCGGCGGCTCGGGCCGCCCGTACCTGGTCGAGGGCGTCGGTGAGGACTTCTGGCCGACCGCGTACGACCGTACGGTCGCGGACGAGATCGTCGCCGTGTCCGACAAGGACTCCTTCCAGATGACGCGCCGCCTGGCCAAGGAGGAGGGCCTGCTCGTCGGCGGCTCCTGCGGCATGGCCGTGGTCGCCGCGCTGCGGGTCGCCGAGCGCCTCGGCCCCGACGACGTCGTGGTCGTACTGCTCCCCGACAGCGGGCGCGGCTACCTCAGCAAGATCTTCAACGACGAGTGGATGGCCGACTACGGCTTCCTGGAGGACGCCGGTCCGAGCGCCCGGGTCGCCGACGTGCTGAACGACAAGGCGGGGGCCACGATCCCCTCGCTCGTCCACATGCACCCGGAGGAGACCGTCGGCGAGGCGATCGAGGTGCTGCGCGAGTACGGCGTCTCGCAGATGCCGATCGTCAAGCCGGGCGCCGGTCACCCGGACGTGATGGCCGCCGAGGTCATCGGGTCGGTCGTGGAGCGCGAGCTGCTCGACGCGCTGTTCACCAAGCGGGCCTCCCTGGAGGACCCGCTGGAGAAGCACATGTCGTCGCCGCTGCCGCAGGTCGGTTCCGGTGAGCCGGTCGCCGACCTGATGTCCGTGCTCGGTCGTGCCGACGCCGCGATCGTGCTCGTCGAGGGCAAGCCCACCGGTGTCGTCAGCCGGCAGGACCTCCTCTCCTTCCTGGCCAAGGGCGGCATCAGGGCGTAG
- a CDS encoding MurR/RpiR family transcriptional regulator encodes MSAGSDKNGDVNGDGGEKVDGGVGAESDTGASDSPAGRLQALFEGRRLTPTQRRIAHSMVRRAADVPFLSSVELAELAGVSQPSVTRFAVALGFDGYPALRKHLREVAPAEPAADTASYNEYQQAVEAEIENLRHLAAVLADPRPVARAGRLLAASRPLPVLGLRAAASQAYGFAYFAAKVHPDVRLLHEGGTMLQDRVDAAVRAGATALLCFALPRHPREVVDALGYAKEAGLTVVTVADSAFAPVAKVSDLLLPAAVGTGLAFDTACAPMLLGRVLLEAMCDDLPDAQARLEQFDARAAVRGLFVE; translated from the coding sequence ATGAGCGCGGGCAGCGACAAGAACGGGGACGTGAACGGGGACGGGGGCGAAAAGGTGGACGGGGGCGTCGGGGCGGAGAGCGACACGGGTGCGAGCGACAGTCCCGCCGGGCGGCTCCAGGCCCTGTTCGAGGGGCGCCGGCTCACGCCGACCCAGCGGCGCATCGCCCACAGCATGGTGCGCCGCGCCGCCGACGTGCCGTTCCTGTCCAGCGTCGAACTCGCCGAACTCGCCGGCGTCAGCCAGCCCTCCGTCACCCGCTTCGCGGTCGCCCTCGGTTTCGACGGCTACCCGGCGCTGCGCAAGCACCTGCGCGAGGTCGCGCCCGCCGAACCGGCCGCCGACACCGCCTCGTACAACGAGTACCAGCAGGCCGTCGAGGCCGAGATCGAGAACCTGCGCCACCTCGCCGCGGTGCTCGCCGATCCGCGCCCGGTCGCGCGGGCGGGCCGCCTGCTGGCCGCCTCCCGGCCGCTGCCCGTCCTCGGGCTGCGCGCCGCCGCCTCCCAGGCCTACGGCTTCGCCTACTTCGCCGCCAAGGTGCACCCCGACGTGCGGCTGCTGCACGAGGGCGGCACGATGCTCCAGGACCGCGTCGACGCGGCCGTCCGGGCCGGGGCCACGGCCCTGCTGTGCTTCGCGCTGCCTCGCCACCCGCGCGAGGTCGTCGACGCCCTCGGCTACGCGAAGGAGGCCGGGCTGACCGTCGTCACGGTCGCGGACTCCGCGTTCGCGCCGGTGGCGAAGGTGTCCGACCTGCTGCTCCCCGCCGCCGTCGGCACCGGCCTCGCCTTCGACACGGCCTGCGCTCCGATGCTGCTGGGCCGCGTTCTGCTGGAGGCCATGTGCGACGACCTGCCGGACGCGCAGGCGCGACTGGAGCAGTTCGACGCGCGGGCCGCCGTACGGGGACTGTTCGTCGAGTAG
- a CDS encoding roadblock/LC7 domain-containing protein, whose translation MAAEPEVLDELHRLRARVPQLTGALAASADGLVLAHDTPGVEPDGLAALTAAALGVAIRMAESTGHGDLRELLVRGVHGYVATYAAGGSAVLTLLAQDRVNVGRLHLEGRRSSTRIGELVDAATARGEPLPDPAKTSAKTPSGTPRTRTARGTTATRPTSTPATNHPRTSES comes from the coding sequence ATGGCGGCGGAGCCCGAAGTCCTGGACGAACTCCATCGGTTGAGGGCCCGGGTGCCCCAGTTGACCGGAGCGCTCGCGGCCAGCGCCGACGGTCTCGTCCTCGCCCACGACACGCCCGGTGTGGAGCCGGACGGCCTGGCGGCGCTCACCGCGGCCGCACTGGGTGTCGCCATTCGGATGGCCGAGAGCACCGGGCACGGCGACCTGCGTGAGCTGCTGGTACGCGGCGTGCACGGCTATGTCGCGACCTACGCGGCCGGCGGCTCCGCCGTGCTGACGCTGCTCGCCCAGGACCGCGTCAACGTCGGCCGGCTGCACCTGGAGGGGCGCCGTTCCAGCACCCGGATCGGCGAACTCGTCGACGCCGCCACGGCGCGCGGCGAGCCGCTCCCCGACCCGGCCAAGACCTCCGCGAAGACCCCGTCGGGCACTCCGCGTACACGCACGGCGCGCGGCACCACCGCCACGCGCCCCACTTCTACCCCTGCGACCAACCACCCGAGAACATCAGAGAGTTGA
- a CDS encoding diaminopimelate decarboxylase, whose product MRAAVEQGLLAPERPIVALLDVPGIRASAAALQAAFAAVTTPGTPVLHAFAVKATPLVPVLRLLHGQGIGAEVASPGELALARTAGIPPARTVLDSPAKTLAELREALALGVAVNADSPQELDRIDAVVRSTATGSPIGLRVNPQVGGGSIDALSTATATSKFGVALRDEGARAWIVGAYADRPWLTRLHAHSGSQGMPLSLMARGVAETYALAEEINRHVGRHQVDTIDIGGGLPVNFGSDETAPTYAQYARLLAGVVPGLFDGRYGLVTEFGRSLLAKHGTVLARVEYTKSAGGRAVAVTHAGVQVATRTVYAPGAWPLRIAAYDAKGRPKTGPDVVQDVAGPACFAGDLLARGRALPLLEQGDHVAALDTGAYYFAHHYAYNSLARPGVYGFAPDGEDVGGVRFAVVREPQTLDEIVAESGGAHGPSLTAL is encoded by the coding sequence GTGCGTGCCGCCGTGGAACAGGGCCTCCTCGCACCGGAGCGCCCGATCGTCGCGCTCCTCGACGTCCCCGGCATCCGGGCCTCGGCCGCCGCGCTCCAGGCCGCCTTCGCCGCGGTGACCACCCCCGGCACACCCGTGCTGCACGCCTTCGCGGTGAAGGCGACGCCTCTCGTACCCGTGCTGCGGCTGCTGCACGGGCAGGGCATCGGCGCGGAGGTGGCGAGCCCCGGAGAGCTCGCGCTCGCCCGGACGGCGGGAATCCCGCCCGCCCGGACCGTGCTCGACTCACCGGCCAAGACCCTCGCCGAACTGCGCGAGGCGCTGGCGCTGGGCGTCGCGGTCAACGCGGACAGCCCGCAGGAACTGGACCGCATCGACGCCGTGGTGCGCTCGACGGCCACCGGCTCCCCCATCGGACTGCGGGTCAACCCGCAGGTCGGCGGTGGTTCGATCGACGCGCTCTCCACGGCCACGGCGACCTCCAAGTTCGGGGTCGCGCTGCGCGACGAGGGTGCCCGCGCGTGGATCGTGGGGGCGTACGCCGACCGCCCGTGGCTGACCCGGCTGCACGCGCACTCGGGCTCGCAGGGCATGCCGCTCTCCCTGATGGCGCGGGGCGTGGCGGAGACGTACGCGCTGGCGGAGGAGATCAACCGGCATGTCGGGCGGCACCAGGTCGACACGATCGACATCGGCGGCGGCCTTCCGGTCAACTTCGGCTCCGACGAGACGGCACCGACATACGCGCAGTACGCGCGACTGCTCGCCGGGGTGGTGCCGGGACTGTTCGACGGACGGTACGGGCTGGTCACCGAGTTCGGGCGATCGCTGCTGGCCAAGCACGGGACCGTGCTGGCACGGGTGGAGTACACGAAGTCCGCCGGGGGCCGGGCGGTCGCGGTCACCCACGCCGGGGTGCAGGTGGCGACCCGCACGGTGTACGCGCCGGGGGCCTGGCCGCTGCGGATCGCCGCGTACGACGCGAAGGGCCGCCCGAAGACCGGGCCGGACGTCGTCCAGGATGTCGCGGGCCCCGCCTGCTTCGCGGGCGACCTGCTCGCACGGGGCCGCGCGCTGCCGCTGCTCGAACAGGGCGACCACGTGGCCGCACTGGACACCGGTGCCTACTATTTCGCCCACCACTACGCGTACAACTCCCTTGCCCGTCCCGGCGTCTACGGCTTCGCGCCGGACGGCGAGGACGTGGGAGGAGTGCGGTTCGCGGTGGTCCGGGAGCCGCAGACCCTCGACGAGATCGTCGCGGAGTCGGGCGGCGCGCACGGCCCGTCGCTCACCGCGCTGTAG
- the hutU gene encoding urocanate hydratase: MSGPRPVRAPRGTELSALGWQQEAALRMLQNNLDPEVAEHPDKLVVYGGTGKAARDWRSFDAMVRTLRTLKQDETMLVQSGRPVGVMQTHEWAPRVLIANSNLVGDWANWEEFRRLEQLGLTMYGQMTAGSWIYIGTQGILQGTYETFSAVAAKKFNGTLAGTITLTAGLGGMGGAQPLAVTMNDGVAICIDVDPRAIERRIEHRYLDVRADSLEHALQLAVEARDQRKPLSIGLLGNAADLLPRMLAEGAPIDIVTDQTSAHDPLAYLPVGMDFDDMADAAAKDPAGFTTRARESMAKHVEAMVGFMDAGAEVFDYGNSIRGEAQLAGYDRAFAFPGFVPAYIRPLFSEGKGPFRWAALSGEASDIHKTDKAILDLFPENESLHRWIKLAGERVHFQGLPARICWLGYGERDKAGERFNDMVASGELAAPLAIGRDHLDCGSVASPYRETEAMLDGSDAIADWPLLNAMVNVASGASWVSIHHGGGVGMGRSIHAGQVCVADGTKLAGEKIRRVLTNDPGMGVIRHVDAGYDIAENVADERGVRIPMREGDEGGTA, from the coding sequence ATGTCAGGACCCCGCCCCGTCCGAGCGCCGCGCGGTACGGAACTGAGCGCCCTGGGATGGCAGCAGGAAGCCGCCCTGCGGATGCTGCAGAACAACCTCGACCCCGAGGTGGCCGAGCACCCCGACAAGCTCGTCGTCTACGGCGGCACCGGCAAGGCCGCCCGTGACTGGCGCTCCTTCGACGCCATGGTCCGCACGCTCCGGACGCTGAAGCAGGACGAGACGATGCTCGTCCAGTCCGGCCGCCCCGTCGGCGTCATGCAGACCCACGAGTGGGCCCCGCGCGTCCTCATCGCCAACTCCAACCTGGTCGGCGACTGGGCCAACTGGGAGGAGTTCCGGCGCCTGGAGCAGCTCGGCCTCACCATGTACGGCCAGATGACCGCCGGTTCCTGGATCTACATCGGCACCCAGGGCATCCTCCAGGGCACCTACGAGACCTTCTCCGCCGTCGCCGCGAAGAAGTTCAACGGCACCCTCGCCGGCACCATCACGCTGACCGCCGGTCTCGGCGGCATGGGCGGCGCCCAGCCGCTCGCCGTGACGATGAACGACGGCGTCGCGATCTGTATCGACGTCGACCCGCGCGCCATCGAGCGCCGCATCGAGCACCGCTACCTGGACGTGCGCGCCGACTCCCTGGAGCACGCGCTCCAGCTCGCCGTCGAGGCCCGCGACCAGCGCAAGCCGCTCTCCATCGGCCTGCTCGGCAACGCCGCAGACCTGCTGCCGCGGATGCTCGCCGAGGGCGCCCCCATCGACATCGTGACCGACCAGACCTCGGCCCACGACCCGCTCGCCTACCTCCCCGTGGGCATGGACTTCGACGACATGGCCGACGCGGCCGCCAAGGACCCGGCGGGCTTCACCACCCGCGCCCGCGAGTCCATGGCCAAGCACGTCGAGGCCATGGTCGGCTTCATGGACGCCGGCGCCGAGGTCTTCGACTACGGCAACTCCATCCGCGGCGAGGCCCAGCTCGCCGGCTACGACCGCGCCTTCGCGTTCCCCGGCTTCGTCCCCGCCTACATCCGCCCGCTCTTCTCCGAGGGCAAGGGCCCCTTCCGCTGGGCGGCCCTGTCCGGCGAGGCCTCCGACATCCACAAGACGGACAAGGCGATCCTCGACCTCTTCCCGGAGAACGAGTCGCTGCACCGCTGGATCAAGCTGGCCGGCGAGCGCGTCCACTTCCAGGGCCTGCCCGCCCGTATCTGCTGGCTCGGCTACGGCGAGCGCGACAAGGCCGGCGAGCGCTTCAACGACATGGTGGCCTCCGGCGAACTCGCCGCCCCGCTCGCCATCGGCCGCGACCACCTCGACTGCGGCTCCGTCGCCTCCCCGTACCGCGAGACCGAGGCCATGCTCGACGGCTCCGACGCGATCGCCGACTGGCCGCTGCTGAACGCCATGGTGAACGTCGCCTCCGGCGCCTCCTGGGTCTCCATCCACCACGGCGGCGGCGTCGGCATGGGCCGCTCCATCCACGCCGGCCAGGTCTGCGTGGCCGACGGCACCAAGCTCGCCGGCGAGAAGATCCGCCGCGTCCTGACGAACGACCCCGGCATGGGCGTCATCCGCCACGTCGACGCGGGCTACGACATCGCCGAGAACGTCGCCGACGAGCGCGGTGTGCGCATCCCGATGCGCGAAGGCGACGAGGGTGGCACCGCGTGA
- a CDS encoding allantoate amidohydrolase translates to MTFHSMWAELLPIGRSSASGGYRRFAWSGADTECRAWFREQAESRGLTYELDRNGNQWAWLGDPADGDAVVTGSHLDSVPDGGAFDGPLGVVSSFAALDELRARGAEFTKPLAIVNFGDEEGARFGLACVGSRLAAGRLTVEQAHRLTDADGITLPQAMERAGYDAGTIGPDPERLGRIGAFVELHVEQGRALDIGGDQVGIASAIWPHGRWRFDFRGEANHAGTTRLVDRHDPMLSYAETVLAARREARLAGAVATFGKIAVEPNGVNAIPSLVRGWLDSRAADQATLDTVVTGIEKAAREYADAQGVELDVVRESFTPVVEFEHALRDELARILGKERDAVLSVPVLGTGAGHDAGILSGTVPTAMLFVRNPTGVSHSPAEYAAEDDCLAGVTALADVLEGLACR, encoded by the coding sequence GTGACGTTCCACAGCATGTGGGCGGAGCTGCTGCCGATCGGCCGCAGCTCCGCCTCCGGCGGCTACCGCCGGTTCGCCTGGAGCGGGGCCGACACCGAGTGCCGCGCCTGGTTCCGGGAGCAGGCCGAGTCCCGCGGGCTCACCTACGAGCTCGACCGCAACGGCAACCAGTGGGCCTGGCTCGGTGACCCCGCCGACGGTGACGCCGTGGTCACCGGCTCGCACCTCGACTCCGTGCCCGACGGCGGCGCTTTCGACGGACCTCTCGGTGTCGTCTCCTCCTTCGCCGCGCTCGACGAACTCCGCGCCCGCGGAGCCGAGTTCACCAAGCCCCTCGCCATCGTCAACTTCGGCGACGAGGAGGGCGCCCGGTTCGGACTCGCCTGCGTCGGCTCCCGGCTGGCCGCCGGCCGGCTCACCGTCGAGCAGGCGCACCGGCTCACCGACGCCGACGGCATCACCCTGCCGCAGGCCATGGAGCGCGCCGGGTACGACGCCGGCACCATCGGCCCCGACCCCGAACGGCTCGGCCGGATCGGCGCCTTCGTCGAACTGCACGTCGAGCAGGGCCGCGCCCTCGACATCGGCGGCGACCAGGTCGGCATCGCCAGCGCGATCTGGCCGCACGGCCGCTGGCGCTTCGACTTCCGGGGCGAGGCCAACCACGCCGGCACGACCCGTCTCGTGGACCGCCACGACCCGATGCTCTCCTACGCCGAGACCGTCCTCGCCGCCCGCCGCGAGGCCCGGCTCGCGGGCGCCGTCGCCACCTTCGGCAAGATCGCCGTCGAGCCCAACGGCGTGAACGCCATCCCCTCCCTCGTGCGCGGCTGGCTCGACTCCCGCGCCGCCGACCAGGCGACCCTCGACACGGTCGTCACCGGCATCGAGAAGGCGGCCCGCGAGTACGCGGACGCGCAGGGCGTCGAACTCGACGTCGTCCGCGAGTCGTTCACCCCCGTCGTCGAGTTCGAGCACGCCCTGCGCGACGAACTCGCCCGCATCCTGGGCAAGGAGCGGGACGCCGTGCTCAGCGTCCCCGTTCTGGGGACGGGAGCCGGACACGACGCCGGAATCCTCTCCGGCACCGTCCCGACCGCCATGCTGTTCGTACGCAACCCCACGGGTGTCTCGCACTCCCCGGCCGAGTACGCCGCCGAGGACGACTGCCTGGCCGGGGTGACCGCACTCGCCGACGTACTCGAAGGGCTGGCCTGCAGGTGA